One uncultured Pseudodesulfovibrio sp. genomic window carries:
- a CDS encoding ABC transporter permease — protein sequence MKKIHFFDLAKLYVIANLKVEVSSYYLNYVWWILEPLFMMATLYCVFEIMLHQGTGNFVGFLFVGIVFWNWFARCIGNSKDSIYNARGLIQQVWIPKTFFPFVVVCQDSVKNLIVTSLLLVFLYFYPTPVSISWICLPILMIIQFVFILATSYFFSAITPFVPDLRFIIGTFTELLFFASGIFYDLDTMVLPQHRPIVYLNPMAGLLKNYRTVLLEGQWPDWAYLGYVFIGSVVFLLGSMALLKKLDYAYPKVCQK from the coding sequence GTGAAAAAAATACATTTTTTTGATCTTGCAAAGCTCTATGTTATTGCAAACTTGAAGGTCGAGGTTTCCTCATACTATTTGAATTATGTGTGGTGGATTCTCGAGCCTTTGTTCATGATGGCGACTCTTTATTGTGTCTTTGAGATAATGCTCCATCAAGGGACAGGCAATTTTGTAGGCTTCCTGTTTGTCGGGATCGTGTTTTGGAATTGGTTCGCACGTTGTATCGGAAACAGTAAGGATAGCATTTACAACGCACGCGGTTTAATCCAACAGGTCTGGATACCGAAAACATTTTTCCCCTTCGTGGTTGTCTGCCAGGATTCCGTTAAAAATCTGATTGTGACGTCGTTGCTTCTTGTCTTTCTCTACTTCTATCCCACCCCTGTTTCGATCTCCTGGATATGCTTGCCGATATTGATGATAATACAGTTCGTGTTCATTCTTGCGACGTCATATTTCTTTTCGGCGATTACTCCTTTTGTACCGGACTTGCGCTTTATCATCGGCACGTTTACCGAATTGCTCTTTTTTGCTTCGGGCATATTTTACGACCTGGATACGATGGTGCTGCCACAGCATCGGCCGATAGTTTACCTGAACCCGATGGCCGGGTTGTTGAAAAATTACAGGACGGTTCTTTTGGAAGGACAGTGGCCCGACTGGGCGTATCTCGGCTACGTCTTTATCGGTTCAGTGGTGTTCTTGCTGGGGTCCATGGCCCTATTGAAAAAGCTTGATTATGCATATCCGAAGGTGTGCCAAAAATGA
- a CDS encoding dTDP-4-dehydrorhamnose 3,5-epimerase family protein, with protein sequence MKFKPTPLAGVWEIWPEYLEDERGAFARTSCVDEFRAHGLKANWSQCSISWNVRKYTLRGMHYQAAPYGEHKLVRCTMGTVFDVAVDLRTDSATRYQWHSLALSSANRAALYIPPGVAHGFLTLEEHAEVFYQICEPYQPGAGRGVRWDDPAFGIQWPAEPACIADRDATYELIRRTPE encoded by the coding sequence ATGAAGTTCAAGCCAACGCCATTGGCCGGTGTATGGGAAATATGGCCGGAGTATCTGGAAGACGAGCGGGGGGCCTTTGCCCGTACCTCCTGCGTGGACGAGTTCCGTGCCCATGGCCTGAAGGCCAACTGGAGTCAATGCAGTATCTCCTGGAATGTAAGGAAGTATACGCTGCGGGGAATGCACTACCAGGCGGCCCCCTATGGGGAGCACAAGCTGGTACGCTGCACAATGGGTACGGTGTTCGATGTGGCCGTTGATCTCCGCACCGATTCCGCAACTCGGTACCAGTGGCACAGCCTTGCATTGAGCTCGGCAAACCGTGCCGCTTTATATATTCCACCCGGAGTGGCGCATGGCTTTCTGACCTTGGAGGAACATGCTGAAGTCTTTTATCAGATCTGTGAGCCGTACCAACCGGGGGCAGGCCGCGGCGTGCGCTGGGACGATCCGGCTTTTGGCATACAATGGCCCGCAGAACCCGCATGTATTGCCGATCGGGACGCCACGTATGAGTTGATCCGGCGTACGCCGGAATAA
- a CDS encoding heavy metal translocating P-type ATPase: MSIVRSIPGRIRFEAESGQAVLYYRDQLHVQLGDELGDAEYRYSERSGRGLMLFTPDRSLTDRVVRVLAKAMKTPVLPELPDCRNAALGDETACTLPAPGAGTYEPDELENPFWIVAKKVFNFYTTRLFMPMSLRPYWATISVAPLLFEGVRALFQRKLNVAVLDAAAIGSALAMRDFNTAGTIHLLLDVSETLEDWTREKSRKDLASLFGGDGKPVWVLRRGEEVQLSQDELSVGDLVVVRSGSRIPVDGVVADGTAMVNQSSMTGEPLSVKRGVGKEVYAGTVVEEGKIVILSEGVGDETRFAKIAHVIAESEKMKADIHGQAIKLADKIVPFSFILSGIIFAITRNWMQAAAVLMADYSCAIKLSTPLAVRSAMLESAHCGALIKGGKYIEQLSKVDAIVLDKTGTLTMASPEVIDVCPVNGYNREFVLRNAACMEEHFPHPVADAVVRLARQEGLIHEERHAEVDYILAHGISTTLDGKRMILGSRHFVHEDEGIDLSGLDEQIARCTKDGLSALYMAVGNELAGVIALEDPLRESAYRFIRRLENIGLERIIMLTGDSETTARNVANRLDIKEYYAQVLPDDKTTLVDTLRKEGYTVAMVGDGINDSAALSHANVGVSMKHGADIAQEACDLMLTSERLDSLLDAMTLSKMVMRRIRQNYKFIVISNTLFIGLGIFGFITPAMLAFLHNSGTVLTCAYSMRPMLPEQ, from the coding sequence ATGAGCATAGTACGAAGCATTCCTGGCCGGATTCGTTTTGAAGCCGAATCGGGACAGGCCGTCCTGTATTACCGCGATCAACTGCATGTCCAGTTGGGAGACGAGTTGGGCGATGCCGAATACCGGTATTCGGAGCGCTCCGGGCGCGGGCTCATGCTCTTTACTCCGGACAGGTCGCTGACGGACCGGGTGGTCCGCGTTTTGGCCAAGGCGATGAAGACTCCTGTGCTGCCTGAGTTGCCCGACTGCCGCAACGCCGCCCTTGGGGATGAGACAGCCTGTACGCTTCCGGCTCCCGGCGCAGGCACCTACGAGCCGGATGAGTTGGAAAATCCATTCTGGATCGTCGCCAAAAAGGTATTTAACTTCTATACCACGCGGCTTTTCATGCCCATGTCGCTCCGTCCCTATTGGGCGACAATCTCGGTCGCTCCCCTGCTTTTTGAAGGAGTGCGGGCTCTGTTTCAGCGTAAGCTCAATGTGGCCGTGCTCGACGCAGCCGCCATCGGTTCGGCTTTGGCCATGCGTGATTTCAATACCGCCGGTACCATCCATCTGCTTCTCGATGTGAGCGAAACACTGGAAGACTGGACACGCGAGAAGTCGCGTAAGGATCTGGCCTCCCTTTTCGGCGGAGATGGCAAGCCCGTCTGGGTGCTGCGCAGGGGAGAGGAGGTCCAGCTTTCCCAGGACGAATTGTCTGTGGGCGATCTGGTGGTGGTCCGTTCCGGTTCCCGTATTCCGGTGGACGGTGTGGTGGCCGACGGTACGGCCATGGTCAACCAGTCCTCCATGACTGGCGAGCCGCTTTCGGTGAAGCGCGGCGTGGGCAAGGAAGTCTATGCGGGTACCGTGGTGGAGGAGGGCAAGATCGTCATCCTATCCGAAGGGGTGGGCGATGAGACCCGTTTCGCCAAGATTGCGCATGTGATCGCGGAATCCGAGAAGATGAAGGCGGATATTCACGGTCAGGCCATCAAGCTCGCGGACAAGATCGTGCCGTTCTCTTTCATATTGTCGGGCATCATCTTCGCCATCACCCGCAACTGGATGCAGGCCGCTGCCGTGCTCATGGCCGACTACTCCTGTGCCATCAAGCTATCCACGCCCCTGGCAGTGCGTTCGGCCATGCTGGAATCGGCTCACTGCGGCGCGCTCATCAAGGGCGGCAAGTACATCGAACAACTATCCAAGGTCGATGCCATTGTTCTGGACAAGACCGGCACCCTGACCATGGCTTCTCCGGAAGTGATCGATGTCTGCCCGGTCAACGGGTACAACCGGGAGTTCGTCCTTCGCAACGCCGCTTGCATGGAAGAGCACTTCCCCCATCCTGTGGCTGATGCCGTGGTTCGGTTGGCGCGGCAGGAAGGCCTCATCCACGAAGAGCGCCACGCGGAAGTGGATTACATTCTGGCGCATGGTATTTCCACCACCCTTGACGGCAAGCGCATGATTCTCGGCAGCAGACATTTCGTCCATGAGGACGAAGGCATTGATCTCTCCGGCCTGGACGAACAGATAGCGCGTTGCACTAAAGACGGTCTGTCCGCCCTGTACATGGCCGTGGGGAATGAATTGGCAGGCGTTATCGCCCTGGAAGACCCGTTGCGCGAGTCCGCATACCGCTTCATCCGCCGTTTGGAGAACATCGGCCTGGAACGTATTATCATGCTCACCGGGGACAGTGAGACGACGGCGCGCAATGTTGCCAACCGTCTAGATATCAAGGAATATTACGCCCAGGTGTTGCCCGATGACAAGACGACCCTCGTGGATACCCTGCGCAAGGAAGGCTATACTGTGGCCATGGTCGGCGACGGCATCAACGACTCCGCCGCCTTGAGCCACGCCAACGTTGGTGTTTCCATGAAGCATGGCGCAGACATCGCCCAGGAGGCGTGTGACCTCATGCTGACCAGCGAGCGGCTGGACAGCCTCTTGGACGCCATGACCCTGTCCAAGATGGTCATGCGGCGTATCAGGCAGAACTACAAATTCATTGTGATCAGCAACACGCTGTTCATAGGTTTGGGAATTTTTGGCTTCATCACACCCGCGATGCTCGCCTTCCTGCACAATTCCGGTACCGTCCTGACCTGTGCCTATAGCATGCGCCCAATGCTGCCCGAACAATAA
- a CDS encoding sulfotransferase, whose product MQRICPIIVHANGRTGSTLTMQLLATAKEIAVPMTPPFEDRYLFFLHALATLSSTDDAPMFLPDAIQQRPEVLNGLGYPLYHGFETGEFLDGQLFNAELQKKLVEAFMATVVEQYPQCEYYAEKSMGLSHPIYASDTSYKKIMLIRDPRDILCSVMSFNKKRKFNAFSWLDDDTELSYCKRMMPSFREMLSSSGTRSDDCLAIKYEALALRLGDTAKEIGEWLGVELSPEVVIAQRDKFAGHMTSSTAEQSVSKWKKQLSAASIAHFSEAIGSELKEAGYEE is encoded by the coding sequence ATGCAGCGGATTTGTCCGATTATAGTGCATGCAAATGGACGTACGGGGTCAACGTTGACGATGCAGCTCCTTGCCACCGCTAAAGAGATTGCAGTCCCCATGACTCCCCCTTTTGAGGATCGTTACCTTTTCTTTCTTCATGCTCTTGCTACGCTTTCCTCTACAGATGACGCACCCATGTTTCTGCCTGATGCAATACAGCAGCGTCCAGAAGTCCTCAATGGACTTGGATATCCACTTTACCATGGATTTGAGACTGGAGAGTTTCTTGACGGGCAACTCTTCAATGCGGAGTTGCAAAAAAAATTGGTGGAAGCTTTTATGGCAACAGTGGTGGAGCAATACCCACAATGTGAGTATTATGCTGAAAAATCAATGGGACTCAGTCACCCGATTTATGCCTCCGACACAAGCTACAAAAAGATCATGTTGATTCGTGACCCGAGGGACATTCTTTGTTCGGTCATGAGTTTCAACAAGAAGCGTAAGTTCAATGCGTTTAGCTGGCTGGATGATGACACGGAGTTATCATACTGCAAACGCATGATGCCAAGCTTCAGAGAAATGTTGAGTTCGAGTGGGACTCGAAGTGATGACTGTCTTGCGATTAAATACGAAGCGTTGGCCCTCAGGTTGGGCGATACGGCAAAAGAGATTGGCGAATGGCTTGGCGTCGAGTTGAGCCCGGAGGTCGTCATCGCTCAACGCGACAAGTTTGCAGGCCACATGACCTCTTCTACAGCCGAACAATCCGTTTCTAAATGGAAGAAGCAGCTTTCGGCTGCTTCCATAGCGCATTTTTCCGAGGCGATAGGCAGCGAGTTGAAAGAGGCGGGGTATGAGGAGTAG
- a CDS encoding HMA2 domain-containing protein, which produces MNAATPQGRIRFRNEALKVAEFGYSIRDSLLELKGVVQVQVNKRIGSILILFDKTKVSTDKILNRIAESLGIDMAKVRKSVGDMQKVITGKKGRTYVKRGMMATMGAALGVLFISEKWHALAGAAFVSMLALHLYQNKRTLMN; this is translated from the coding sequence ATGAACGCAGCAACACCCCAAGGTCGGATCAGATTTCGCAACGAGGCGCTCAAGGTCGCCGAATTCGGCTATTCCATCCGCGACTCACTTCTTGAGTTGAAAGGCGTGGTACAGGTCCAGGTGAACAAACGGATCGGGAGCATTCTCATCCTGTTCGACAAGACCAAGGTCAGCACCGACAAAATTCTGAACAGGATCGCGGAATCCCTCGGCATTGACATGGCCAAGGTCAGGAAGAGCGTCGGCGACATGCAGAAGGTGATTACCGGCAAGAAAGGCCGCACCTACGTCAAGCGCGGGATGATGGCGACAATGGGCGCTGCGCTGGGCGTCCTCTTCATCTCCGAAAAATGGCACGCCCTCGCCGGGGCCGCATTTGTCTCCATGCTGGCCCTGCACTTGTATCAAAACAAACGAACTCTGATGAACTAA
- a CDS encoding NAD(P)-dependent oxidoreductase: MKTVLLTGATGFVGSHIVDALADRPDVALHCLSRKPPLPSRENLIWHEGDIMNRHDRDRILQSVSPSHLMHLAWDTTPGKFWNSTANLSWLSCSLDLFKMFQESGGRRFIGVGTCAEYDWTHAHLNEFTTPYAPHTLYGTAKKALRETLEKAAALADVSFAWGHLFYLYGPREQRSRLVSEAIVSSLAGVDFNASSGTQLRDFMYVKDAAAALVALMDSDVAGSVNIASGEVIAVKDLLLRIEALTNRPGCMKLGVRPMNVDEPSKMVADITRLTEEVGFNSSYTLDSGLAESIAWWKKRLN; this comes from the coding sequence ATGAAAACAGTATTGTTAACAGGTGCAACCGGCTTTGTTGGTAGCCATATCGTGGATGCTCTGGCTGATCGTCCCGACGTGGCGTTGCACTGTCTGTCGCGAAAGCCTCCCCTGCCATCGAGAGAAAACCTCATTTGGCATGAGGGGGATATCATGAACAGACATGATCGAGATCGCATCTTACAATCAGTAAGCCCCAGCCATTTGATGCACCTGGCCTGGGATACGACGCCAGGAAAATTTTGGAACTCTACGGCCAACCTTTCCTGGCTTTCTTGTTCTCTTGATTTGTTCAAGATGTTTCAGGAAAGTGGAGGGAGGCGATTCATCGGCGTTGGCACGTGTGCGGAATATGACTGGACCCATGCGCATTTAAACGAATTCACCACCCCGTATGCGCCGCACACGTTGTATGGCACTGCCAAGAAAGCGCTCAGAGAAACCCTGGAAAAGGCCGCCGCGTTGGCCGATGTGTCCTTTGCCTGGGGACATTTGTTTTATCTGTACGGGCCGCGCGAGCAGCGGTCGCGGCTTGTCTCCGAGGCGATTGTCAGCAGCCTGGCAGGAGTGGATTTCAACGCTTCCAGTGGGACCCAGTTAAGGGATTTCATGTATGTCAAAGATGCTGCAGCTGCGCTTGTTGCCCTGATGGACTCGGATGTTGCAGGGAGTGTCAACATTGCATCCGGCGAGGTCATCGCGGTTAAGGACCTGTTGTTGCGAATCGAGGCACTCACGAATCGTCCGGGCTGCATGAAGTTGGGAGTTCGGCCGATGAATGTCGATGAACCATCTAAAATGGTCGCTGATATAACCCGTTTGACGGAAGAGGTCGGTTTCAATTCCTCGTATACGCTGGATAGCGGGCTTGCAGAAAGTATCGCATGGTGGAAGAAGAGGCTGAATTAG
- a CDS encoding class I SAM-dependent methyltransferase, with the protein MHCRFCKTPIEDVVVDLGTSPLSNAYVTREKSMLMEPYSPLKAYFCPECGLVQLDEFASPEDIFSEYDYFSSYSETWLAHAREYVDYMVANYDLGPDSHVVEIASNDGYLLQYFVERGIPALGVEPAANVAAVAREKGIPTECMFFGRDAAEKLKDQWGAADLVLGNNVLAHVPDINDFVAGFAAILKEQGIMTVEFPHLLNLVQKTQFDTIYHEHFSYLSLYTVQRIFKAHGLTVFDVQELPTHGGSLRVCACPEKQGRSVSRAVGELLGRELDAGLDRFEGYREFSDAVQNIKMDLLSFLIDAKRKGATVAGYGAAAKGNTLLNYAGIRPDFISMVADKSPYKQGKYLPGSRIPIVPPETLLKAKPDYVLILPWNIRGEIMDQLAAIREWGGKFVTAIPNLRVWE; encoded by the coding sequence ATGCATTGTCGCTTTTGTAAGACGCCCATAGAGGATGTCGTTGTCGATCTGGGAACCAGCCCGCTTTCCAATGCGTATGTGACTCGGGAAAAGAGCATGCTCATGGAGCCATACTCCCCGTTGAAGGCATATTTCTGTCCAGAGTGCGGCCTGGTTCAGCTTGATGAGTTCGCGTCTCCCGAGGATATATTCTCCGAGTATGATTACTTCTCTTCCTATTCGGAGACATGGCTGGCGCACGCGCGCGAGTACGTTGACTACATGGTCGCTAACTACGATTTGGGACCCGACAGCCACGTGGTTGAGATCGCGAGCAACGATGGCTATCTGCTGCAGTATTTCGTGGAGAGGGGCATCCCTGCGCTAGGGGTGGAGCCCGCCGCAAATGTGGCGGCGGTGGCCAGGGAAAAAGGCATTCCGACGGAATGCATGTTCTTTGGACGGGACGCGGCCGAAAAGCTGAAAGATCAGTGGGGCGCAGCGGATTTGGTGCTGGGCAATAATGTGCTGGCTCATGTCCCTGACATCAATGATTTCGTTGCCGGTTTCGCTGCCATTTTGAAGGAACAAGGCATCATGACGGTGGAGTTTCCGCATCTGTTGAATCTGGTGCAGAAAACGCAGTTCGACACGATCTACCATGAGCATTTTTCCTACCTGTCTCTGTACACGGTTCAGCGCATCTTCAAGGCGCACGGGCTGACGGTATTTGATGTGCAGGAGTTGCCGACGCATGGCGGTTCATTGAGAGTTTGCGCCTGTCCGGAAAAGCAGGGCCGGTCTGTGAGTAGGGCGGTCGGAGAGCTCCTTGGCCGGGAACTTGACGCTGGGCTGGACAGGTTTGAGGGGTATCGCGAATTCTCTGATGCCGTGCAAAATATCAAAATGGATTTGTTGAGTTTCCTCATCGATGCGAAGCGAAAAGGAGCGACGGTCGCCGGGTACGGGGCGGCAGCCAAAGGCAATACGCTGCTCAACTATGCCGGCATCCGGCCTGACTTCATCTCGATGGTCGCGGACAAGAGTCCGTACAAGCAGGGCAAGTATCTGCCCGGAAGCCGGATACCTATTGTCCCCCCTGAAACATTGCTGAAGGCAAAGCCTGATTATGTCCTCATCCTCCCGTGGAATATTCGCGGAGAAATCATGGATCAGCTGGCAGCGATTCGGGAATGGGGTGGAAAATTTGTGACGGCCATACCGAATCTGCGAGTTTGGGAATGA
- a CDS encoding ABC transporter ATP-binding protein — protein sequence MSAVPLIELKNVGCTFVSRRGCFTYKKYEALKDVSLTVYQGETLGVIGSNGAGKSTLLKLMAKILMPTVGTISFFNDPVVALLGLQLGFNPELSGRINAILNAMLLGFSRREAEEQLDGIVEFAGLEDWIDDPLKTYSSGMQARLGFGVALQMNPDILLVDEVLGVGDQQFQKKSTAAMREKMLSDQTIVFVSHDLITLESLCKRCVWIEDGCTVAEGDSDEVIALYREKIGI from the coding sequence ATGAGTGCTGTCCCTCTGATAGAATTGAAGAATGTGGGCTGCACGTTCGTTTCCAGACGCGGTTGTTTTACGTACAAGAAATATGAGGCGTTGAAAGATGTCAGCCTGACCGTCTACCAGGGCGAAACATTGGGCGTCATTGGTTCCAATGGTGCAGGCAAGTCGACCTTGTTGAAGCTCATGGCGAAGATCCTGATGCCGACCGTTGGCACTATCTCGTTCTTCAACGACCCGGTGGTTGCCCTATTGGGGCTCCAGCTGGGATTCAACCCGGAGCTTTCCGGCCGGATCAACGCGATACTCAATGCCATGTTGCTTGGCTTCTCGCGGCGCGAGGCAGAGGAACAGCTAGATGGAATTGTCGAGTTTGCAGGGTTGGAGGATTGGATAGACGATCCCTTGAAGACATACTCTTCCGGCATGCAGGCCCGTTTGGGTTTTGGAGTGGCCCTGCAGATGAACCCCGACATTTTGCTGGTCGATGAAGTCCTTGGCGTCGGCGATCAACAGTTCCAAAAAAAGTCCACGGCAGCCATGCGGGAAAAGATGCTGTCGGATCAGACCATAGTTTTTGTATCCCATGATTTGATCACTCTTGAATCCCTGTGCAAGCGCTGTGTCTGGATTGAAGATGGGTGTACCGTCGCAGAGGGGGACTCTGACGAAGTGATCGCGCTTTATCGCGAAAAAATAGGCATATAG
- a CDS encoding HMA2 domain-containing protein, whose amino-acid sequence MDFATIATLRKYLSIKHSLPGRIRIKFSLGIMKDPEAMKLAQSPPDMPDAVKDTSVNIFARTLLIQYDADRIPPALLEELISTPDDDRAAEIVRELHEILFA is encoded by the coding sequence ATGGATTTTGCCACTATCGCCACCCTGAGGAAGTATCTGTCCATCAAGCACAGCCTGCCTGGACGGATCAGGATCAAGTTTTCCCTCGGTATCATGAAAGACCCCGAGGCCATGAAACTCGCCCAGTCGCCGCCCGACATGCCGGATGCCGTGAAGGACACCTCGGTCAATATTTTTGCCCGCACCCTGTTGATCCAGTACGATGCCGACAGAATTCCTCCGGCTCTGCTGGAAGAACTGATCTCCACTCCTGACGATGACCGTGCTGCGGAAATTGTTCGGGAACTCCACGAAATTCTGTTTGCCTAA
- a CDS encoding glycosyltransferase family 1 protein, whose protein sequence is MKNSMKIAVNALPLTGLVTGVARYVRNLYVEMERIPECEIHYYTGTRLSRQMPAQAEPGEWMKRTEWLWKFPDVIVTTLRAIHWLLFERHLRGTLKTEPVSIYHETAAFTAANIFKRIPQVFTLYDLSLLRFRDMHPRERVWFADLFFKRRLKEATHIITISDFIRQEAIEYLQIPEDRITAIPLAPAPQFKEQTEDTCRAVREKYSLPESYFLFVGTLEPRKNIETVVNALKGTDAAHHFVITGWDGWGDKQWMSQDEGEEYKKRIHLTGYIPDEDLPALYAAATALVYISHYEGFGLPVVEAMACGCPVICSDAASLPEAGGNAARYIAPDDIEGVVTAMNDVASDDKLRATMKAKGLRHAASLSWEDNARRTYEVFKMLHDS, encoded by the coding sequence ATGAAAAACAGCATGAAGATTGCCGTAAACGCACTCCCTTTGACCGGGCTTGTTACCGGCGTTGCCAGATATGTGCGGAATCTATACGTGGAAATGGAGCGTATTCCGGAGTGCGAAATCCACTATTACACGGGTACCCGGCTTTCGCGGCAAATGCCTGCCCAGGCCGAACCTGGTGAATGGATGAAGCGTACCGAATGGCTCTGGAAGTTCCCGGATGTAATCGTCACAACGCTCCGGGCAATCCACTGGCTTCTTTTCGAGCGGCACCTCCGGGGCACACTGAAAACAGAGCCTGTTTCAATATACCATGAAACAGCCGCCTTTACTGCCGCCAACATCTTCAAACGTATTCCACAGGTCTTTACTTTATACGATTTGTCGCTTCTCCGATTTCGGGACATGCACCCGAGGGAACGCGTCTGGTTTGCCGATCTATTTTTCAAAAGACGCCTCAAAGAGGCCACACATATCATCACCATCTCTGATTTCATTCGTCAGGAAGCCATCGAGTATCTGCAAATACCCGAAGATCGGATTACGGCGATCCCCCTTGCTCCCGCACCACAGTTCAAGGAGCAGACAGAAGACACATGCAGGGCCGTGCGCGAGAAATATTCTCTCCCGGAGTCCTATTTCCTTTTTGTGGGAACCCTGGAGCCGAGGAAGAATATCGAAACCGTTGTGAACGCCTTGAAGGGAACTGATGCTGCACATCATTTCGTCATCACCGGCTGGGATGGATGGGGCGACAAGCAGTGGATGTCCCAGGACGAGGGCGAGGAGTATAAAAAACGCATTCATCTGACCGGCTACATTCCGGACGAGGATCTGCCCGCCCTGTATGCAGCAGCTACGGCGCTAGTTTATATCAGCCATTACGAAGGGTTCGGCTTGCCGGTAGTCGAGGCTATGGCATGTGGTTGCCCTGTGATCTGCTCTGATGCAGCAAGTCTTCCCGAAGCAGGCGGAAACGCAGCGCGATACATAGCGCCGGACGACATTGAAGGCGTTGTGACGGCGATGAATGACGTTGCATCGGACGATAAACTCCGTGCAACCATGAAGGCTAAAGGGCTAAGGCATGCCGCGTCTTTGAGTTGGGAAGATAACGCTCGAAGGACCTATGAAGTATTCAAGATGCTGCACGATTCTTGA
- the rfbG gene encoding CDP-glucose 4,6-dehydratase yields MGSQRLLGPPGESFWAGKRVFLTGESGFKGSWLSLWLLHLGAKVVGFSLPEDNPMFSQARGFIPPIDATAGDIRDYTAVRDAMQACAPDIVIHFAAQPLVRLSYKEPLFTFGSNVMGTANILEAVRQVGNVRSVVIITTDKCYADQQWLWPYRENDRLGGHDPYSASKACAELVTSSFRSSFFDDADAPGVATARAGNVIGGGDWAEDRLIPDIVRAFLAGKPVHLRRPDAVRPWQHVLEPLNGYLQLAEKLWSDNTFAESWNFGPTDGEVRSVEWMMRHFAEFWGTHPGWTLDEGPHPHETELLRLDCSKAQQRLGWGSIWGAGKALQVTADWYRRQADGEDPLKLAEEQIASYVSELKDHVA; encoded by the coding sequence ATGGGATCGCAGCGACTGTTAGGGCCTCCCGGCGAATCGTTCTGGGCAGGCAAGCGGGTCTTCCTGACAGGGGAGAGCGGCTTCAAGGGAAGCTGGTTATCCCTTTGGCTCCTTCACCTGGGAGCCAAGGTGGTGGGATTCTCGCTGCCGGAAGACAATCCCATGTTTTCCCAGGCTCGCGGTTTTATCCCCCCGATAGATGCCACGGCCGGTGACATTCGTGATTACACGGCGGTCCGTGACGCCATGCAGGCGTGCGCTCCGGACATCGTCATCCATTTCGCTGCCCAACCCCTGGTCCGTCTTTCCTATAAGGAGCCGCTCTTCACCTTCGGTTCCAACGTCATGGGTACGGCCAATATCTTGGAAGCCGTGCGGCAGGTCGGAAATGTCCGTTCGGTAGTGATCATCACAACGGACAAATGCTACGCGGACCAACAGTGGCTGTGGCCCTACCGCGAGAATGACCGCCTTGGCGGCCACGATCCGTACAGTGCGAGCAAGGCGTGCGCGGAACTCGTGACGAGCTCATTCCGCTCCAGTTTTTTTGACGATGCCGACGCGCCCGGAGTGGCCACGGCACGTGCCGGGAATGTCATCGGCGGCGGCGATTGGGCCGAAGACCGTCTGATCCCTGATATCGTCAGAGCCTTCCTTGCCGGTAAACCTGTCCATCTCCGCCGCCCGGATGCTGTTCGACCCTGGCAGCACGTCCTGGAGCCACTGAACGGCTATTTACAATTGGCGGAAAAGCTGTGGAGCGACAATACGTTTGCGGAGAGTTGGAATTTTGGTCCGACTGATGGCGAAGTACGTTCTGTGGAATGGATGATGCGGCACTTCGCCGAATTCTGGGGAACGCACCCCGGGTGGACACTGGATGAAGGCCCGCACCCGCATGAGACGGAGCTCCTGCGTCTGGACTGCTCAAAGGCGCAGCAGCGTCTCGGGTGGGGTTCCATCTGGGGAGCCGGGAAGGCCTTGCAGGTGACGGCGGATTGGTACCGCCGTCAGGCCGATGGGGAGGATCCTCTCAAGCTGGCCGAGGAGCAGATTGCTTCCTATGTATCTGAATTGAAGGATCATGTCGCGTGA